ATTAATATTACTCATAGTAAGAAGTGACCTTCTTGTCCCTAATTATTATTGCAACCATGGTTGAAAACTGTATCGTTTTACTTAGTTTCCAGATCATCAATAAATGCGGATGCATTGGATCTAGAAAAATAGAATCTATACTAAGCATTTGATTGGCTTTTCTCCCTCGGTCTTGGAATGTAAGGCATTCTAGCAATTTTATACAGATTCTGGGAGAGAACAAAAGACGCATGTACCCTCCAAATGCTCTTATTTTACCAACTGTAATTAAAGTTGTCCTAATATTAAGCGGTGAGGGAAGAAATAAGAAAGGTAAGTGCTCCCTCCATCCCACAAATTTCAGACATATTACGAGTAGTAGAAAATGACCATGTTACACCTAATTAACTATTACAGTTGTGATTGGAGACCGCGTTGTTTATTTGTTACCTAGATCCTCAATATTTGGTTCTCTTAATCCTCAATATTTGGTTCCTAGAAAAGTAACATCTACTTAACCATTTGATTGGCTCCATGCCTTTCTCCAGACAATTCTTTTTTGGTATttgatattgctttaattaTATGGACTTTACTACAATCTAAAGGAACACtctttgtgaaacaaaatttgaaGGATAAACAAACAATTTTATGTACAGAGGGAGTATGCGCTTTTCTATACAATGTTTTCTTAGTACTTGATACTGATTTAGTTATATAGATCTTACTACAACCTAAAAAAACACCGTTTGTGGGACAAACTTTAAAGGctaaaataataattttttttagatgGAGGGAGCATAGGCATAGCAAACACTGTGAACTTATAAAAACTAAAACGACCTACATCACTTATCCTTGAATTGCACAGATGCAGGTGAAATCCACGACGAGCCCTCAGGTATACGGAGCTCTCACTTCCTCCCGGAATCCCGGGCATGTGCCAGGGAATATCAGCTGTACTTTTTTTCCGAGAAAGAAACAGGCCGGCGCGAGACAGCTTCAACTGCAAAACCAGGCCACTGCCCCTACCCTGCGACCGTGACGACGTACTTCCATTCTTCCATTCAAGTTCTCCCCAGTAAAAAGCTGATAATGAACAAGTACAGAGTATGTGCACCCTCACGGCCGGCCTCACTTTCTGGACAAAATGTCGTAACCCCAAGGGATCACCGCAGAACTACGCATGTGATGAGCTCTGAGTTGCGACCTGCAGTATctgtttagttcaaaaaaaaaattggacacatgtatggagcactaaatgtagttgaaaaaaataattaatgacACAgactaactgattagcacgagacgaatctttaaacctaattaatccataattggacattaatttTCTCAAACCAAACGTTAAAATCAAACCGATGCAAAAGCAACACCACCCAAGCAAGCATGGGAGCTCGGCCGACAGGCTCGCGTGCCCCCCGCTGTGGCTGTGCCCAACCACATCTTGGACCATCTTCTTCTCCTGGCTCCTGCTGCACGCCCCCTGCTTTGCCGTGACCGACAACCCGGCCCGGAAAAGCCTCATAAATTGCGCGCCATGGATAGGTGAGCTCTCGCCACGCCTCGCTCGCAACGCACTGGAGGTATCGTGCCACACATTACTCCGGTGGCCTAGTGCACATGCATGAAGGATGGCCTAACCACGCCCCAGGGGGGAGGAAGAAACAATTTTTCCCCTGTTTTCGGTGGCTCCGGCGGAATGGTGCGGCATTCATGGTTGTATGGTTGTATCCAAGACTGAGCTCGAGAGTAGATTCAGAGAGTATTCAACGACATATGATGCAGTGAATTTGCAGGTCAGAATtcggttcaaaaaaaatttcaggtCAGAACGATCATACAGCGAatttgcaaaaaagaaaaagaactaTAGATTTTCAGAATGTACTACTTCTTTCAAAATATTATTACATAGAAGTCTTTGAGAAACATATAAATCACAAAGGCATGCAACACAACCACCATGCACGGCTGCAAAAGCGCGGCAACTTTTGCACCGTACCAGATGTTGGGCAAGGGGCGCCtaccttcccttcccttcccatgGTGAGGTCAAATCCTGCACCGTGCACGCACACATGTGCCGCCGCATCGGCGCCAACCGCCGCTCCGGGGCCGGCAGCCTATAAAGCCTCATTTACGCAGCTAGCTCACAGGACATGCAACGACCTCTCCTCCGTCCTCACTCCCACTCTCGACCTGTCGACAATGCCGAGAAGGTGTAGCAGCAGCGTCGGTGGCAGCGTGCCGGgcttggccatggcggcggcggcgtcctggcTGCTGGTAGTAGCGGCAGTGCTCGCCGGCGTCGCGGACGGCCAGCTGCAGGTGGGGTTCTACTCCAGCTCCTGCCCGGGCGCCGAGTCCACCGTCGCCTCCGTCGTCCGGCAGGCCGGCTCCGCCGACCCCACCATCCTGCCggcgctcctccgcctccagttccacgactgcttcgtcCGGGGGTGCGACGGGTCGGTCCTCatcaagggcggcggcggcagcgccgagGTGGACAACAGCAAGCACCAGGGCCTCCGCGGGCTCGAGATCATCGAGGGCGCCAAGACCCAGCTCGAGGCCCAGTGCCCCGGCGTCGTCTCCTGCGCCGACAtcgtcgccctcgccgcccgcgacgCCGTCGCATTCGTACGCACACTTTATTTgttacatatacatatatacacatatatatttatatatatacatacatatacctatatatatatgtatacacatgtCGTGGCAGACCGGCGGGCCGTCGTTCGACGTGCCgacggggcggcgcgacgggaAGGTGTCGAACCTGCGCGACGCGGACGCGCTGCCGGACGCGCACGACGGCATCGGCGCGCTGCGCTCCAAGTTCCGCGCCAACGGGCTGGACGAGAAGGACCTGGTCCTCCTCACGGCGGCGCACACGGTGGGCACGACGGCGTGCTTCTTCCTGCAGGACCGGCTGTACAACTTCccgctccccggcggcggccggggcgccgACCCGACCATCCCGCCGGGGTTCCTGTCGGAGCTCAAGTCCCGGTGCGCGCCGGGGGACTTCAACACGCGCCTGCCGCTGgaccgcggcagcggcggcgtcttCGACACCTCCATCCTCCGCAACATCCGCAACGGCTTCGCCGTCATCGGCTCCGACGCCGCGCTCT
This genomic interval from Panicum virgatum strain AP13 chromosome 8K, P.virgatum_v5, whole genome shotgun sequence contains the following:
- the LOC120644195 gene encoding peroxidase 43-like encodes the protein MVRSNPAPCTHTCAAASAPTAAPGPAAYKASFTQLAHRTCNDLSSVLTPTLDLSTMPRRCSSSVGGSVPGLAMAAAASWLLVVAAVLAGVADGQLQVGFYSSSCPGAESTVASVVRQAGSADPTILPALLRLQFHDCFVRGCDGSVLIKGGGGSAEVDNSKHQGLRGLEIIEGAKTQLEAQCPGVVSCADIVALAARDAVAFTGGPSFDVPTGRRDGKVSNLRDADALPDAHDGIGALRSKFRANGLDEKDLVLLTAAHTVGTTACFFLQDRLYNFPLPGGGRGADPTIPPGFLSELKSRCAPGDFNTRLPLDRGSGGVFDTSILRNIRNGFAVIGSDAALYNDTATVDVVDSYSGLLSNFFGPYFRQDFADAMVRMGSIGVVTGGAGEVRKVCSKFN